The sequence TAGCTGACCCCGATGCAGCCATCGAGAGGGCGATGCGGAACCTCGCGGGATACGGCCCTCTCGAACCTCTGCTGGCAGACCCCGACGTCTGGGAAATCATGATCAACGGACCGGGCTCGATCTTCACCAAGCGCCACTCCGGAGCCGGCGGGTACCACAACGAGGTCTTTCACGACGACGCGCACGTGGTACGCGTGCTCACCAAAGTTCTCGACGACTCGAGTCGTTCTCACCGGAAGCTCGATCCTGCGGAAGGTCTCCAAGACGCTCAACTAGACGGCGGAGCCAGAATCCATATCGTCCACTCGGACATCGGCCGGGACGGGCACCTGCTCGTCAACATCCGCAAGTTCTCAGGTCTCGCGCATAGAGACGTGCGCGAGCTCATCGATCGAGGAATGCTCGACCAGGGGACGGCCCGATTCCTTCACGCGTGCGTGCGCAGTGGCCTGTCGATTCTCATCGCGGGCGCCCCCGGATCCGGCAAGACGACTCTCCTCTCGTGCCTCGCCGCGGAGCTCGACCCCCGGTTGCGGGTCGTCGTCGCGGAAGAAGTTTTCGAGACGGACGTGCCGCTTCCGAACGTCGCGCACATGCAGACGCGCCCAGCTCGCACCGACCGGTCGGAGGTGGACCTTCGCCGGCTCGTCTCGGGCTTCCTGCGGATGGCTCCGGACGTCGCGATCGTCGGGGAGGTCAGAGATCGCGAGTCCCGACCTCTGCCGCTGTCTCTGACAGTTGCGAGTGCGTTTGCCCAGGTCAACGAGCCCCGCACGTGGTCGGTCGGTTCTGCTCCTGTTATCAAGGCAGCTTGCTGAGCAGTGCAAAAGACGCGAATCGGATGGCCAAGTGGGATCGACGGCGGCGGTTGGGGCTCCAATGTCGGTTGCTGTCCGGAATCGCATTCGCTGGGAGGCGCAGTTCGGCTCGTTGGCTTGTCGCAAAGGAAGACCGGGAGCTTGGAACGGGGTGTCCGCACGAACGCGTCCTCTAACGAGCTGACACTCAGGTGGCGCGCTGGTAGCGGAGGACTGCCAGTGGGGCGAACACAGCAACGATTCCGAGGCACCAGAGGACGGCGGTGACGGCATGCGAGGCGGTTGGTCCGCCGAGAAGTAGGGGGCGGATGGTGTCGACCGTCGCGGTGAGGGGTTGGTGGTCGGCGTAAGCCCGGAGCGGGCCGGGCATGGTGCGCGTCAGCAAGAATGCGCTGGAGGGGAAGCCGAGCAGGACGGTGAGGGGGAGCGCGGCGGCGCCTGCGGCTTCGGCGCTTTTGGCGGTGAGCCCGAGTAGTGCGGTGACCCAGGAGAT comes from Acidimicrobiales bacterium and encodes:
- a CDS encoding ATPase, T2SS/T4P/T4SS family; the protein is MTAAGTISNRVDWASPLREVELAAQQKAKSEALDMASRGAFDRLRAIVAEEVGVWRTEYRRGRRPVDIADPDAAIERAMRNLAGYGPLEPLLADPDVWEIMINGPGSIFTKRHSGAGGYHNEVFHDDAHVVRVLTKVLDDSSRSHRKLDPAEGLQDAQLDGGARIHIVHSDIGRDGHLLVNIRKFSGLAHRDVRELIDRGMLDQGTARFLHACVRSGLSILIAGAPGSGKTTLLSCLAAELDPRLRVVVAEEVFETDVPLPNVAHMQTRPARTDRSEVDLRRLVSGFLRMAPDVAIVGEVRDRESRPLPLSLTVASAFAQVNEPRTWSVGSAPVIKAAC